DNA sequence from the Parambassis ranga chromosome 1, fParRan2.1, whole genome shotgun sequence genome:
GGTTAGCATGACACAAGGAGAGGCAGAGTGTATCCCTGCACCAAGCTGAACCGGATCATTCACATCCTCAGCCTGCAACAGGTGCTGTTCACCCACTGCAACGTGTTAACAGGAAATGATAAAGCAGAGGTGTGGTGCAAAAGGCACAGCTGCTCAGCGCAGCTCTTTGGCATCTCAGTGTAACAGTCACATTGAAGTAGCGAGAAATAACCACCAAGCTGTGAAAAACATCAACTGAAAAAGCATCCATGATTCCAGTAACATGACAAGATAGATTTTTTGGcaattcagtgtgtgtttaactatcaatcctctttttttttttaatgaatcagACATCAGCATGCACAGCCACCCTGACTGACGTTGGTCGCATCCTTCAGGCCATCCCCCTTGTGATTGGCTGACGGAGTGACATCACCATTGACGCTCTCGTTCATCTTCTCACAAATGACATCCACCAGCTTGTCAAAGACCTGTTTCACGTTGATATTGTCTTTGGCGCTGGCCTCAAAGAACTGGAAGCCTGTGCAGAATGTGAATAAGgtaaggttttttttccccGGTTTTAAGTTGATTAGTATGCACAGGTGACAAAAAAAGAAGGGTTGCCCTGACAAAAAAGTAAAGATATAATGATAtcttaataaaaagaaaaaactgtcaaaaaacattgtttgtatgtatatgcctaaaaagaccaaaaaatatttaaactgtTAGATTGAACTCATTTCACTCAAGATGTATAATATTCTACATTAAATAACATACAGAACATATCAGACAAAACaggagctgctgtcactgtgtcatGAGTAACTAGGTAGAGGACGAGAAGATGACAACacgtgaggaggaggatgaggaggaagaaaaagaaaatctgtgtgtgggtctgtgtgtacTGACCGAGCTCTGTCGCCAGCCTTTGTGCATCCTCAGTTGGGACCTGCCTGTCTTCTTCCAAGTCCAGCTTGTTGCCTACCAGCACTACCTGAGCATTGTCCCACGAGTAAGTCTTGATCTGGGTTGCCCTTGGAAACAGCAACATAACACAGTCACACCTGCACCTCTGTGCAGCCTGCAAAGACCCTCTGCTTCCTCACAACAGCAAAGCTCTCTTACTGTTCTGTTAGTATTCACTGCAGCCCAAAATAAAGGTACAGTTGGCAAATAAATGATAAAGTATCATAACATGGAAATGCTGAAGAAGTGTACCTACCAGTCCTGAACGGCGCAGAATGACTCCTGGCTTGTGATATCATACATGAGCAGGAATCCCATGGCTCCTCTGTAGTAAGCTGTGGTGATGGTACGATAACGCTCCTGCCCCGCTGTGTCCTGTGAATACATGGTTCATCTGTCACATTCATGCATTTTATTGCTTACAGGCGGAGTGAGACATTTTAATCCAAAGCTGGCTGACTTTTGTCAAACTCAGAGGAAAAGGCTGAGTGAATACAAACTGAAAAACAGCGGTTGGGTTTAAAACACATCCATGAACCTGAGCTTTGAGCTTCTGAAGGAGGGTTTTGGTTTCTGTACACTCTTTGTCTGGCTACTAGCATCTTGAAATAAAGATCgctgaaagagaagaaacaGTTAACTGCAGGAGAGATGAATCATTAACTTTCTTGGAACAGTATTTATCCTGTCGGTGCTACCACACCCTATAAACACACCAGGCTGCCTGCTCTGCTGGTCGTTATTTTTTGCTGCTGTCTGATGAGTAGAAAAACCTCCAGCACTTCTAAGACACTGTGAAATGTTACCACACAACATGAGTTGAGCTTTACGGTCTCATGAAACCCATGCGGGTTAGCAGCCAATAACCCAAATGCCAAAGTGATGGCTTGACATTTTCACAGCCactattttgtgtgtttatataataTCACCTCCACGTCCAGCAGCTGGGATATTAAAGTGCTGCTTACCTGTTATGGCGTCTGTAATAATATTTCAGTATTACTTCACAGGATTTAATCATTTTACTTGACACTGTGGTCCTGAAAGAAAAACTGCAGCTGTATCTCTATAAAACAGAGCACGGCAGGCTGAATACATTAGCTCAGAAAAAGATGTATTGCTTTCATCTAACAGGGAGTCCTCGCTTTCCACTAGCATTCTGTAACAGATCTGTCCCGAGTGTCAGTCTGCGCAGTAAGCACATTCAACGCATGCATCTTTCATGAACCCCGCCGTCTGGGGACAATGTTAACATCAACTGTCATTAACTCCGCAGTGTGACGAATTAAGGTTACAACAAAGGCAGGCAGCACCATGTAAGAGGGCGAACCAGGGAATAAGGTGAGGATAAACAGTCTGTGTCTGTAACATGAAGTGCTCCATTCGCTCGACTAACTCTCAGCCAAAAGTAAGTGACGTTAATTGCCTCAAGTAAATTACAACTCTGACATTATAGAGACTGCAGTGATTTATACTCAATTTAATTGAAATGCTGTCTAATTAAACCTGTTTTCTCCATACTGTAAATTTTTATTCCTGGTAAGGCctataaaaaaaactcagtgagcATTCAACCTGAAATTATAAGGAGCCTTTCAGGGATGTTTCTGTTTGTAGATAAACAGCACAGGTTCAAAGGTGCTACCTCCAGGCAAACTGCTGGAGGTAAATAAAGCTTTATGAGAATAAAGTAACCAAACAAGGTTATTTGTCCAGTTAAGTCTGCTCGCTTTTGGCTTTGACAATGAATAAACACCTCTCTATTAGTCACTGTGCCTTCAGTCTGTTATCAGGGTTTTCTCCCATGACAGtaagacaacacacactgaagctagAAGAGAACAGTGACGTTTTCTCCAAAGCTAAAGTGGACAGCAAAATGCCTTCTAGCATCCGACTTGTGTCTTCAGTATAGATGTGTACAATCTGCACTCATTTCCGGGTCACATGACACCGTGGCCGTCACGGGTATTGATCTGTTCCAGCTCTGATTGGCTAACCTGATGTGCCAGATGGTTtattacacagaaccatctgggatGTCGTCATTGGAAACACCTCAGAAAGGCACTtccagaaacaaacaaacaaacaaacaaacaaatgtttggcACATCGTTAGATCAAGCATCTGTCTATAAGTTTAACCAATCAAAGAGATTCTCACTTTCATCTCCAGAACCTAAAACATACTTCAAACAAAACTTGTGAGAATTCATCTGCTGCAGCAATGAAAGCGTGACGCACAGTGTGGCAACGCACAGTAAAAGTTACAGACTGTAATACAGAAAACACCACTGGTGTCTGAGATATTTACTGTTTACTGTTAGGTTAGAAAAACAAAGTTCACATTTGAATGTATCTTTCATGCCTCACCCAGATCTGTAGTTTGACCCTCTTGTCGTTCCTGTAGATGGTCTTGACTTTGAAGTCAATGCCCACTGTGCTGACAAAGGCTGAAGTGAACGAGTCGTCTGCGTAGCGGAACAAGAAGGAGGTCTTTCCCACGCTGCTGTTACCGATGATCAACAGCTTGAACATGTAGTCAAAGTTCTGGTCGGCTGCATCTCTCAGCTCCTGGGTCGACCCTGGATCTCGGGCTGATGCCATCTATTGGGGGTAGAGAACTGATCTGTCAAACTTATTCATTGGAAGGCGTTTACTACATTTTCTAAAGCCTCTGGCAAAGAGAAAGCTCCAAGTGGATGACTAGTAATGTaatgatgttttaaaaaatcAGTTTTCGATCTTTAAAAGTTAGTCAGACAAACTTTTGGTGTAGTTTGTTCAGTGTTTTCAGTCATTTTCTAAAAACAAAGTCATGTCTTTATATCAATtatggggcaacagtggcgcagtgggatagcagggttgtccaataaccggaaggttggttcgatcccaactcctccctagtcactgttgtgtgttcttgggcaagacacttcaccctagcctgtggcgcgccttgctagtcattgtatgacactgcttgtgcagcagccgtaccgaaattccctctgggattaatacagtatctaaaataaaaataaaaaaaaaaataaaaatatcagtGAGGGTGAGCAGTGTATAATTTCAGCAGTTATGTTAAAAtaacagtgacctttgaccaaGGAAACATTATTTTGGTTCTTTGAATCCAGTTCATTTGTGCCACATTTAGAGAAATTCCTTGAAGGCAGTCCTGAGATAAAAAGCTGCTGTTGACACAATAATCAGCACGTCAGCTCACAGGGGAAATAATTGTTagtaacaaaaaaagatttagTGACTGTACCCTGTGTACAGGAGTGTGCTGCGACAAAAGAGAAGTAAAAGTATCCAAGATAAACAAAGATTGTAGCAGCCAGCTTCTGTTTTGTAACTGATGAAAAAGTCAGGAGGCCTGCCCTTCCTTTGGTTGCATTATACTGTATGATGATGACAATCGCGCCTGACAGCTGCCAATAACTGATTGGGTGATCAGAGAGAGTAAATGctaacacacaccacactataaACAAAAGGAAATAAGCATGTTTTAGAATGAACTGCATTTCAGAATAAAACCAGCTATGATATCATCCAGGGTTATCTCTTTACCCGTATGAATTTCCACCATCAGCCTCCCCGGCTTCCTTAATTACTGAAAGGTTACAGAAATGTGTTGAGACGGCGCCTATCCGTTTAAATGTCAGGATGAGGAGTCTGAGCTATTTGAGAATTCACACAAGTCTGAAATTCATCCACTCTAATAGCTGAGCAGATGTTGATGTTGGCAAACCAAagtgttattttaaaaatgctCCATCTTCCTCCCTCATCCCTTAGAGCACTTAGCTCATCACTGCACCATGAATCAGAGCCAGGGGCGTGCTCCTTCCACTGTTTCTGCCTCCATCAGTCACCTGCTGCTCGCTCCATCTATTTGTCACTTCAACATgcttgtgtttaaaaaaaaacgtgtaGGATCAGTAGACACTGAGTGGTGGGCTACAGGGGCAATAGATTCTCCTTCACccaccctgctcctcctcttcctcctcctccaccctctgtaCTTCATCCATCACCCGTCTGACCATTCATCCACATGCTGACACTTCCACTtaagtgtgcacacacacaagcacacactcatTTATCTTCCTACTCTCTCATATTCACCCATCTATACATCCCTCCTGTCATCATCCGCTgatgtcccacacacacacacacagtctctcctTTCCCCGTCTCTCTGCATAAGGAGCCATCCATTCATTGCCttcaccccccctccctcctcctcgaGCTGCTCCTCCCCGTGGCTGGCTGCTGGGATGTCTCTCTGGAGCCCAGCTCAGCATTACTGCTTCCAAGATCATAAAAGAAGAACTGGGCGGCGTGCTGCGATACACAACTCAGCAAAACACTAGTTTCCACGCATGCGCCGACACATCAGCATGACAGTACTGAGAAGATGTAATTTACTgtactaaaacaaaaaaagaaaatcaaaagatTCAAAAGAGAAACTACACATGGCGTCAGGATTTGACTTAATGTTCACATCTGGCCTAAAACAGCGTTAGACTGCTGATTGTATGACAGCACTTGTTGACACTTTATCCACTTATCTTTGTACAAAGTAGCCTGATTCGCCACAAACATAAAGTTTAACCAGTATTGTGACGTCTGAGCTCGCTCTGTACTGACAGCTCAGCCTCATTTTACCCACACCGCCCTAACATACGGTAACCTGGTGACAACCTGCTGACATCTCCCCTGTGCCGTGAACTCCGTGCCTGCTGCTGGTTACCGTGGATGTTGTTTAGGAGTAAGTCTCCTCCGTCCTTCCGGGGctcttccacctccacctgAAAGGCGATGGGTGTGTGGCTGCTGTCGGGCGGCTCCTGCTCAGGTGCTCCGCTCCCGGATCTCCAGACTGTGGAAGTGTGCATGTGCCTCTCCGTGGGACATCGTCCAGTGTGTGATGTTTCGTCAAGTCAGCCATATTATAAAACAAGCACTTCCGGTGCGAACCTTCACAATAAAGGCATACCTGTTTGAAGATAAGCAGTAGCAGCGCAAATATGTGGCATTTGAGGTTGTTTAGCAGCTTTAGCAAAAATGGGGGATTAAGTGTATGTCTATACGTAACTTAAGTAGTTGCTGCTGTGGTTTATCATGTATAATTCTTCCTCAATGAGCTGATCCCCGAGGGAAAGtcgttacagcagcagaacacataACAAGACAGTGTACAATGTGCTACTAGAGTAGCATAAATAGATAAGTTACAAATCAGCAAGAATGAacataatagaatagaataagaGCAAGAGGAAAAAACTTTTGTAGTCATTTTTACAACCATATAATTCTTGGATTTACAATCACTACTCAATGAAAACGGGTGAAAAACAACACCCATTAATTTTTACAAAGCCAGTTTCTTCGAATTTTCCAAGATCCATGAGATTCAGATTCAGTTTCAGAACAACTATTATACGGATAATTATTCTGAAAGTTACACAGCCATATTTCCGGTTTCATGTCGGCTGCCTTACACATTTCAACAGGAAACTTCTGTCTGTACTCTTATGCAGTGTTAAATGATAGACATGGCGCAAATTCCGCATCCAAGACTTTTCAGATGAACTGATCTCTTGTACCAAAGACAAATCAGTGTGGAGCAATCAAACATTTTCAATGAATACACGGACCTGATCACTGCTTCAGTGTAATGAGCAGGTAAATCCCACCAGCGCATACCTTTATTCAAGCTCCAACCTGACTGTGAGCAACCAGTCAGTCATGCACCCAGGATCATTTATCATGTCCCAACCAGATCAACTGTGCTTTCATCAGAAAACCTCATATAATGGCACTGCTGTGAGGCCTCAGTGATCGTGAAACAAAGTGAATCATGTTGGAGCAAGAGAAAATCCACACCTGCAGGCAGTGATGCAACAGATCTGCTGAAACGGCTGGAACACAGTTTTTATTGGTGCTGGGTGAAACACACTGAATGACACTACAGCAGCACACAATAAACAACACACTAGCTATATTTTTATAGCCAGTGTAACTCTTCAAGTTTTACTATACAAAAAGTGCCGTGTACATTGGTTTCAAGGCATTGAACTCAATCATCTACTATATGTTATACATTCCCATTTGTTCAGGGGGAGAACATAACAGAGCATCTTGTTTATATCAAACTgcattcaaattttaaaagtaaataagaaatatgtattttttcataTTAAAGAAACATAAATATTGACACTCTGAAACTGGAACTGTACAGCAGCACAATGAGCTCAACATCAATGTAGTTTAGGAACACATGCCCAGAACATCAGCATGTTAACAAGATATATCCAGTAATTATAGACAAATTATAGGTATGTAACAAAAACTGGTATACAcccagagaaagaaagacactCAAAACAGAGGAAAACGTAAAGCATGCCATCAATAAGGCAGACTATCAGATTAACTGGCTGAGATTGTTTTATCTGCATCAGTGCATACATATTCCAATATGTGTCATATGGAAAAGTAAATAATACAGAacattatgttgttgttgtcaaatAACTCCATCTTTTCTCGTTTTCAATACATACATAACATATGAATGTAATTAAGGTTTGTAACCTTAATTTATGTTTCTCAATTATATAAGGGATATCAGCTGATTTACTGATACATCTGTGAAATCTTTTTAATGACAGCTTGTTTTCATCATAGACTGACACAAACCTGATATCAGACTAGGACAGGATCGAAGGTGAGGGCACAGACaagtgaaaaaaacatgttaaaaccaAGAACTCTAAACTATCGGCCTTGCCaatgaaaaatataaacatcTACCATAACACTATAACTTTGTCATGTCTAAATATCAATGCTGGAGGCAGTTTGTGCCCTATAGCCCAAAGCTTTATGAACACATGAAGTATGTGTCCGCCATTAATTCTCATTGTAACATTAGGAGGTTTTAGTTACTTAAAAAGTGGCACCAGTCTGGTTCACTCTGCACCCACAACCTTTGGAACTCCTTGATGAAGGGCAGCACCAGGTCCGGCTCATGAGTGATAATAATGTTTTCCACGTTGTTCTGTACTGCTGTCAGTGTCCAGTTGAGGGAGCCGGTGATGAGCAGCCGACCATCCACTACTGCAAACTTGTGATGCATGTGCACAGAGCCCACGTGGCCACGCACGCAGATCCCTGTGGGGGAGGATGGATGATGAAGGGAAATTATTCCACAGTATACAGGGTAAATGATTCCTACTAATGAGTCTTGTGTGATTACATAAAGGAAGGTGTTGGACTTCCAAGGACTGATATGTTAAATCCACCCAACGGCCTCGCACTGATAGTGTAGCATTTCACCTTGAAGAGCTTGCAGCTACTTGACAAATAAAAACTGTTTGCCTTTAGACTGCACCACCCTGCAGTCTAGTTGAGAGATTAGACATGTAAGTCTTCTCTTGAAAGGTAATGTGCATGCTCCTTGTGCGGTGAAAAGAGCCCGTTTTCTGTGCATTTCTCTTCCAACAAACACATCCCCTAGGCCCCACTAATTGTTTTAAGCAAAGTAATGAGAGGCTGGACTGATTGGAGACATTAACAGCTCAGAAGATGTCCCTTTGGTCTTGTTTAGGCTACAAGCAAGTGATGAGATCAGCCTTGTGAGTCCAGACATCAACAACCTAACACTACAGGTTAGTGTGGTACAAATGTAGGCTTCAGTAACTGCATGCTGCTTCTCAATACAGAAAAATGAGATACGATACTCCATAATCTTGTCTACCCAACATGTTTTCCCAGTTGTTCTCACTTCCATCACACTGACTCTGCATTGCAATAATACTCCAATACTTCCACGTTTCTTTAGGTAGCTGCCCTCACAAAGCACGGGCTGTTGATGTTACGACTAGATGGTGGTGACTGATCAACAACCATGCAATCATAGCAGTTCATGGCTGCTCCTATTTGGAATCTCTTACTTTTGTGGTGTCTGCTCCTGGATTTCAAAACAGACCAACATGCCAACTCTCTGCAAACAGCtttgtttcttttaaaaaacactccactgaaacatatttataaaaaaactaagataagataatctgTCTCCATTTTAGATCCAAATATAGCTAAAATATCTGACCACAGTTTACAGAGATTGAGTCACACTGGGCCCTGATGATTAGCATATAGAGCTGCCACCTCAAGCTTTATGCAAATGAGGAGTGACTAATATAATGTGACTCAAAGCACAAGGTTGCACTAGCAGTTTagacaacaaaaataaagtatGCTGGTTTGCAAAGTACAAAATGCAACTTATGCTGTAAGACATTCTATCTATTGAGTTTTAGAATAAATGTCTTTTCTACTGAAGGAAACCCTTGAATAACTCCACTTGTGGCTACAAACTGTGTGTTGCTTTAATGCCAGTTTCAGGATAAAAGCTTCTACAAGATAGTAAGAAAATACTGAAGTCACAAAAGAGGAGCTCACTGCTGTTTGAGCCAAAGTGATTTTCAAAAGGTTTGCAgtcaacacacgcacacactcagaaacactTTGCCTAATAACATTTGCTGTCTGGTTGCCAATTTCGTACTTACTTAATTCTTACTTAACAATATGCAGTCGCAGTAAATTAATGCAAAGagctgacagagaaagagacacagcGTGAGTCAGACACCTTACACAAAATCTTTCACTGCATGATTTCTCTGACTCATAGGAGGGCTTGTAGTGGCGAACTCCATTCACTCAGACACCTCCTATCAGCTTGCTATTCACCACTATGGAAGTCCAAGACACTTCCTGACAATGGCACTTGAAGTCCAAGAACACTGATGAGCAGCTTTTGTTGAGTAAGACCAGAGTCATTCCTTCTCGAGTCTCAGTTGAAATGCAGCTATTGAAGTCATCACACAGTGGTTGCAGTGACTTTTTTAAAGAAGTGATAAATCTGCAGGCCATGACTTCCTGGTTTGTATTTACAATATTGCTAGACCTAAAGACTCTTACTCACCATTAATCTTGGAATCACACAGCAGGACATATATTTCACAATAATATTGAAAATAGAGGGGCAGGCTTTCCTTACCTGCCTTGCGGAGGACCCCTATCTGAGAGCCAGTAATGACTGAGTAATCCTGGTCAGCGAGCACTCGGATGGTTACGCCTCTGCTGTGCAGTGCTAGTACAGCCCTGCTCAAGTCCAAATTGGAAAAAGCAAAAATACACAAgtccagagaggaggaagccgACAGAAGGTGGCAGAGGAGCCGGGAAAAAGATGTCTCTACGCGATGGGGCAATGGACAATGACAAGAACTGGAGGAGcacaaaagaagaaacaaacataCTGCAGTATCTTCATTATATTCAGTCAGCTCAAAAACCCTTAAACTTTTACTGCTAGGCTGGTTTCATGTAAAGAATATACTCAAAGATCAAACTTGGTCAGTTAAAAACACCCAGGGTGATGTCATTCACAGTGGCATACAGTAGAGAAGATCACAGCTTACATTTATCTGATGACGTCATAATGAAATTTCACTTACTGAGGTGAAGATGCCTTGAAGAGATTTTCCACACAGGAAACCTCTGAGGGGAAGAACAGGACCTCATTCAGAGTTCTTGCAGGCCTGAGGCGATGGTAAAGCCAGACGAATACCTCcacactgagagacagagcCACCACACCTAGGCCGACCCGCACTGACCACAGCATTGACATCTGAGACAGCCAAAAACAGGTCGTATGATGAACATATTTCTGATGGATTCTTGCTGTGATCATGACATTCCACAATAATTTATTTGCAATAGTAGGTGTATTGTAGGATTGTCTCTATATAAAAAAGCAATCTGATTGGTTCAATATTGTCTTTGATAGACCAGACTTCCTCCAAACCCTACTTAAACAAACTTTCCCTTTTTCAagcataaacataaatacatttcaatTATGCACTTAATTTCTAGAGCAGCTTTTTAATTACGAGGCTTGATATGcttgtaaaacaaacaaatgtatggtgtaatctggaaaaaaaacatttctttatgaGAACACTTGTAAATTTACTTgtaaaataatttttaaaatactcaattttttagacattttaacagTAGATATCCCTAAAATTTACAGATTAAAATACATAGCATCATCCACGGTTAGCTGAGCCACATGAATTCTGAGATAATGTAGCTCTTTGAGAAGCTGTTGATGCATGTGTATGggttactgctgtgtgtgagcttAGCGTGCATGTTACAACATGTGTTTGCATAATCAAGCCattatagaaatatatataaaggagttcaacaaaacatttcattacatacgtcaaaaacaacacacagacaaaacaggCCTGCAAAAAAAACTCCACTGGAATTTGATTGTTTTCTAGCATACCTGTTTGACTAATTTAATGAGATTAAAACTtgagttttctttcttttatcgTACCGTAACACAACTAAACATGTGATACGATAACCATTAACATTAAATTGACCTTTcgcagtgtgttcagtgtgtttcgCAGTTTCCGTGTTAAAACGTAAATGGGGTAATtttatgaaaacacatcaaacctGATTTAGCTTCTGTCGCCACCACGCGGGAATACTTCAGCTCCCAGCTCCCCGTCAGCTCTGATACGTCACTGGCAATACCTTTTGACGGACAGGTCAGATAGCCAATGGCTGATCGAGAAGCTTACTCCCTTTCCTCCAATCATTTAACGCGAACGGGTTCGGCGTACAGACTTCAAGGAAGCAGTTTCCGTTACACAGCAGCGTGTGTTTTCAGTAAGCAAAGGTAAACAAGATCGAACTTTAAATATATTATGTCAAGCAGCCACGGTGTAGTTAATGCACAACTAAATATAATTTCTTAGCAGAGTCCATTCAAGTCTTGTTTTTATTCAGAGGAGGTTTTTGTTGGAGAGCAACGACAAACATGCTAACGCTAGCTTGCTAAGTTGCTAAAATTGGTACAGCAGCTACTAGCTGTAGTTGTTTTTCGGTCAAGTATTTACATCCTTGATAGTAGTCAACCAGTATACATGCTGCTCATATTGAATCagtttgctctgtgtgttttacttagaCTTGATTCCGTTTGTTTTGCGATGGGTCGCCGCAAGTCGAAGAGAAAGCCTCCTCCTAAGAAGAAGATGACGGGGGATCTGGAAACTCAGTTCACCTGTCCGTTCTGCAACCACGAGAAGTCATGTGATgtcaaaatgtaattaattcCCACGTAAACACATCTGCTGCAAACTAGCTTCGtttatttatatgtgtgttgtTGCTAAATTTGtgtattctgctttttttcttacaacagggagagaagcaggaatACAGGGATAATATCATGTACAGTATGCCTGGAGGAGTTCCAGACCCCCATTACCTGTATCCTTACAACTGATATGATGATAATATGTGACATCTCTCTTACAGAGCAGTGGCATCATAAGCCTGAAGAGTaacagtaaacatgttaatGGCAAATCATTTATTTTAGTAATTTTGAACATGGATGTTCATTCTAGGCCTGCAACAAAAAGTACAATGGCAGAAGATTGATCATAAAGGAACCTTTTATATCACTCCTTGAATAGTGACAGGGATAACACAGTGTAGATCTTACTCATGTAAACAAATCAAAGCCATATAGTTAGTTTATTGTCTCTTATGGGAAATTCTTTTTCACAGGTACAGCGATATATTTTTAACACACCTCAACACACCTCACCTCAACACACCTTGTCACAGCTTGTGACACTGTGTTTGTTGCATGTTTATGGTCAGCTCTGTATTGTATACAGACCTTGTTTCCAAGGTTGTAGCGTACTTAAAGGAAAAGCTCACAGTGGTTGAATGTAGAAACACTATGAGTCTATTGTATAAGTATTTAAGTAAGTTTTCTGAGGTAGTTGAAGCAATGAAACAGGAAGGTTGTGCTCACACATTGTACTGCATTAAACAAACATTAGTGGAAATATTCATGACATAAGTCATGCCAGCCACATCTTATTACTTCCGGTGTCCCACACTTCCTGTAGCTCATGTCGGGACGATGAATAAATGCAGCAGCTCATTGATATCTCTTCaactaaaaaaattaaaactttgACTCACAATGTGATTTACTGTATACTGTATTTATGTCAATTCTTACTGCTTTGCCTTAACCCATTGTTCTTCAGATCTGTCAGAGCCTGTTGATGTGTACAGTGATTGGATAGATGCCTGTGAAGCAGCCAATCAGTAGCCCACATGCAGCTGGATGCCTTTTAGGA
Encoded proteins:
- the LOC114435937 gene encoding ras-related protein Rab-3D-like → MASARDPGSTQELRDAADQNFDYMFKLLIIGNSSVGKTSFLFRYADDSFTSAFVSTVGIDFKVKTIYRNDKRVKLQIWDTAGQERYRTITTAYYRGAMGFLLMYDITSQESFCAVQDWATQIKTYSWDNAQVVLVGNKLDLEEDRQVPTEDAQRLATELGFQFFEASAKDNINVKQVFDKLVDVICEKMNESVNGDVTPSANHKGDGLKDATNVSQGGCAC
- the pld6 gene encoding mitochondrial cardiolipin hydrolase — encoded protein: MSMLWSVRVGLGVVALSLSVEVFVWLYHRLRPARTLNEVLFFPSEVSCVENLFKASSPHSCHCPLPHRVETSFSRLLCHLLSASSSLDLCIFAFSNLDLSRAVLALHSRGVTIRVLADQDYSVITGSQIGVLRKAGICVRGHVGSVHMHHKFAVVDGRLLITGSLNWTLTAVQNNVENIIITHEPDLVLPFIKEFQRLWVQSEPDWCHFLSN
- the elof1 gene encoding transcription elongation factor 1 homolog, with translation MGRRKSKRKPPPKKKMTGDLETQFTCPFCNHEKSCDVKMERSRNTGIISCTVCLEEFQTPITYLSEPVDVYSDWIDACEAANQ